In the Danaus plexippus chromosome 4, MEX_DaPlex, whole genome shotgun sequence genome, one interval contains:
- the LOC116768681 gene encoding cell adhesion molecule Dscam2 isoform X4 encodes MTTFTGFAVLVALLTIGAVRCEDETIGPIFMKEPPNRVDFSNTTGAVVECAARGSPAPDVIWVRADGTAVGDVPGLRQVLPNGNLVFPPFRAEDYRQEVHAQVYACLARNQVGTIHSRDVNVRAVVSQAYAVNLMEEYVLRGNAAIVKCHIPSFVSEYVTVVSWIVSEGEEEVEIKPDSNDKLDDGKYLVLPSGELHIRDVGPEDGYKSYQCRTKHRLTGETRLSATKGRLVITEPTNKIAPRSDKSRKFEGGEIFLVSLANSVYLTCEVAGYPPPIFRWYKFIDGSARKQPVVLNDRVKQVSGTLIIKEAKVEDSGKYLCVVNNSVGGESVETVLTVTAPLKATVEPATQTVDFGRPAVFTCRYEGNPVKTITWLKDGKDMKHHDPILRIESVKKEDKGMYQCFIRNDQESAGASAELKLGGRFEPPQIRHSFGEQTLRSGPSLRLKCVASGNPTPDIAWQLDGEKLNSGERLQIGQFVTADGNVESHLNISSVHTNDGGLYSCIASSKVGSASHSARVNVYGLPYVRPMKKRPVVAGDTLVVHCPVAGYPIDTIVWERDGRILPINRKQKVFPNGTLVIENVERMSDQATYTCVVKNSQAYSARGTLELQVMVAPIISPFEFDEAVFYGESIQVMCHIPKGDMPLNLTWLFQEKSINKNNQVIITKMGARSSILAIPSVSEKHSGNYTCTASNIVASTNHTSVLNVQVPPRWILEPTDKAFAQGSDAKVECKADGFPKPQVTWKRAEGDTPGDYKDLKPNNPNVKVEDGTLAITNIQKTNEGYYLCEAVNGIGSGLSAVILISVQAPPQFEIKMRNQTARRSEPAVLQCQAKGEKPIGIIWNMNNKRLEPKSDPRYTIREEILPGGVVSDLSIRRTERSDSALFTCVATNAFGSDDTSINMIIQEVPEAPYGLKVLDKSGRTVQLSWAAPYDGNSPIKKFLIEYKRAKGNWEKDIDRVLVPGDATEAGVFSLRPATAYHIRIVAENELGTSEPSETVTIITAEEAPTGMPQDVKVDAVDKHTLRVTWKPPQPQDWNGELQGYYVGYKLASSNKSFVFETVDISKESGKEHHLDIFNLKTYTQYAMVVQAFNKMGSGPVSNEVRAYTAEGAPSAPPQDVLCTTLTAQTIRVSWVSPPLAAANGLIKAYKVIYGPSETWYDEKSKDTKITASSETILHGLKKFTNYSMEVLATTNGGDGVRSAPIHCQTEQDVPEAPRAVKAVVMGQESILVSWRAPAQPNGVVTHYNVYTQAQNSEPHANKVPASQTSYSATDLKAGRYDFWVTASTIIGEGQPSATASCSPSDKVPAKIASFDESFTATYKEDVKLPCLAVGVPPPNILWKVKGQPLDASERVRQLPEGSLQIAGVAREDAGEYSCHVDNQFGTDTVTHTLSVLAPPFPPQLSIASSSVSSLTLRLKPSMDADQSPAAGYTIHYKQEFGDWETVQIPSNTDTYTLENLFCGSRYQLYVTAYNGIGTGEASDVVIARTRGSKPPVPRAADFIEVGSSSVTLHLKQWLDGGCPMSHFVVENKKKGAAEWNQISNAVKPGGNFVVLDLEPATWYVLRITAHNNAGFNVAEYEFATLTMTGGTIAPLPGNAEDKELPPWVKAWLEPEVLVPILATIVVFIVGMVVICLTLARRNTPHRLRGQKEYYDAVYNTSGAAMGGAGGTLDKRGGLRDELGYIAPPNRKLPPVPGSNYNTCDRVKRQAVIMGAHSTWDPRRHHYERIRRMRRTNSGETISTGMEDEICPYATFHLLGFREEMDPSKAIAFPHHHPSHAGTLAHPHPHPHHPAHSRAGSQSMPRANSRYARKNSQGGQSAIYSTAPEYDDPATCAEEDQYRARYSRPMYACGPEYDEPACCAPEDEQYTGAYGTPYSDHYGSRPSIGTRKCGSSPEPPPPPPRNNTDNNCSSSFNESKDSNEISEAECDQPRNYPVRAHTVKDGMHSDEMRKLIDRSVQTDRNTWTQIISNLNLMNTDYQQKRN; translated from the exons TGGTTTCTCAAGCGTATGCTGTTAATCTAATGGAAGAATATGTCCTTAGAGGAAATGCAGCTATTGTGAAATGTCACATTCCAAGTTTTGTCTCGGAATACGTCACTGTTGTATCATGGATTGTGAGTGAGGGTGAAGAAGAGGTTGAAATAAAGCCTGATTCTAATGATAAGTTAGATG ATGGAAAATATTTGGTACTGCCATCTGGCGAATTACATATCCGGGATGTTGGACCTGAGGATGGCTACAAATCATACCAATGTAGAACTAAACACAGACTTACTGGAGAAACTCGATTGTCAGCAACTAAAGGACGTTTAGTTATCACTG AGCccacaaataaaatagcacCTCGAAGTGATAAAAGCCGAAAATTTGAGGGgggtgaaatatttttagtttcccTAGCGAACTCCGTATACCTTACATGTGAAGTTGCCGGATATCCTCCTCCGATATTCAG ATGGTATAAATTTATCGATGGTTCCGCAAGAAAGCAACCAGTGGTTCTTAATGACAGAGTGAAACAGGTATCGGGAAcactaataattaaagaagCTAAAGTTGAGGATTCCGGGAAATACCTGTGTGTTGTCAATAACTCTGTTGGTG GTGAATCGGTGGAAACTGTTCTGACTGTAACTGCTCCATTAAAAGCCACTGTTGAACCTGCGACACAAACTGTTGATTTCGGACGTCCCGCCGTTTTTACCTGCAGATACGAAGGCAATCCCGTAAAAACTATCACTTGGCTTAAAGATGGCAAGGACATGAAACATCACGACCCTATTCTcag GATTGAATCGGTTAAGAAGGAAGACAAAGGAATGTACCAGTGCTTTATTAGAAACGATCAGGAAAGTGCCGGCGCCAGCGCTGAATTGAAACTAGGAGGACGGt tcGAACCACCACAAATCCGTCACAGCTTCGGTGAACAGACCCTTAGATCCGGACCTTCCCTGCGCCTCAAGTGTGTTGCCTCTGGAAACCCCACTCCCGACATCGCTTGGCAACTCGATGGTGAGAAACTGAACAGTGGAGAGCGCCTTCAAATCGGACAATTCGTCACCGCCGACGGCAATGTTGAATCGCACCTCAATATCTCCTCCGTGCACACCAACGACGGTGGATTGTACTCCTGTATCGCATCCAGCAAG gtCGGCAGCGCTTCCCACTCAGCCCGCGTCAATGTATATGGTCTTCCCTATGTACGTCCCATGAAGAAACGCCCAGTAGTTGCTGGAGACACCCTCGTCGTACACTGCCCCGTAGCTGGATACCCCATCGACACTATTGTATGGGAGAGAGACGGACg catcCTGCCAATCAACCGTAAACAAAAGGTCTTCCCCAATGGCACACTTGTAATTGAAAACGTTGAACGTATGAGCGACCAGGCGACCTACACGTGCGTCGTCAAGAACTCGCAAGCGTATAGCGCTCGTGGCACACTCGAACTGCAAGTGATGG TGGCACCCATAATATCTCCTTTTGAATTTGATGAAGCTGTTTTTTACGGAGAAAGTATACAAGTTATGTGCCACATACCTAAAGGAGATATGCCATTAAATCTTACCTGGCTTTTTCAAGAAaagtctataaataaaaacaatcaagttattataacaaaaatgggAGCTAGGAGTTCAATATTAGCGATTCCTTCCGTATCGGAAAAACATTCTGGAAACTACACATGCACGGCTTCCAATATTGTAGCGAGCACTAACCACACATCTGTTTTAAACGTCCAGG TTCCCCCACGTTGGATTTTGGAACCAACTGATAAAGCATTTGCCCAAGGCTCTGATGCTAAAGTAGAATGCAAAGCCGACGGTTTCCCTAAGCCCCAGGTTACATGGAAGAGGGCTGAAG GTGATACCCCCGGTGATTACAAAGACCTTAAACCTAATAACCCTAATGTTAAAGTTGAGGACGGAACTCTCGCTATAACTAATATTCAAAAGACCAACGAAGGATACTATCTGTGCGAAGCCGTTAATGGAATTGGATCTGGATTGTCTGCTGTTATTTTGATCAGCGTACAGG ccCCCCCTCAATTCGAAATCAAAATGAGAAACCAAACCGCCCGCCGAAGTGAGCCAGCCGTTCTGCAGTGTCAAGCTAAAGGTGAAAAG CCAATTGGAATCATTTGGAATATGAACAACAAACGTCTGGAACCCAAATCTGACCCTCGCTACACCATCCGCGAAGAAATCTTGCCCGGTGGAGTTGTATCCGACCTCAGCATTAGGAGAACTGAACGATCAGACAGTGCTCTCTTTACCTGCGTCGCTACAAATGCATTCGGATCTGACGACACCAGCATCAACATGATCATTCAGG AGGTACCCGAAGCGCCTTATGGCTTAAAGGTATTGGACAAATCTGGAAGAACCGTACAACTATCATGGGCTGCACCTTACGACGGAAACTCACCTATCAAGAAGTTCCTCATTGAATACAAACGTGCTAAGGGTAACTGGGAAAAAGATATTGACAG ggTACTCGTTCCTGGAGATGCAACCGAGGCCGGAGTATTCAGTCTGAGACCAGCCACCGCCTACCACATCAGAATTGTTGCTGAGAACGAACTTGGAACTTCTGAACCATCGGAGACCGTCACCATTATCACCGCTGAAGAAGCCCCCACTGGAATGCCCCAAGACGTAAAAGTTGATGCTGTCGACAAACATACGCTCAGAGTTACCTGGAAACCACCCCAGCCTCAGGACTGGAATGGCGAACTTCAAGG ATACTACGTTGGATACAAATTGGCTTCAAGCAATAAGTCGTTCGTATTCGAAACTGTAGACATCTCAAAGGAATCTGGCAAGGAACACCATCTCGACATCTTCAACCTGAA AACATACACCCAATATGCGATGGTAGTACAGGCTTTCAACAAGATGGGATCAGGTCCTGTATCAAACGAAGTCCGAGCGTACACCGCAGAAGGTGCCCCCTCAGCCCCTCCCCAGGATGTTCTCTGCACAACCCTGACCGCCCAAACCATTCGCGTCTCATGGGTGTCTCCCCCCCTGGCCGCCGCTAACGGACTCATCAAAGCTTATAAAGTTATCTACGGACCCAGCGAAACTTGGTATG acgaGAAGAGCAAGGACACTAAGATCACTGCTAGCAGCGAAACAATCCTCCACGGTCTGAAGAAGTTCACCAACTACTCCATGGAAGTACTGGCCACGACTAATGGAGGTGACGGCGTACGATCGGCACCCATCCACTGCCAGACTGAACAAGACG TACCGGAAGCTCCTCGAGCGGTAAAAGCAGTAGTTATGGGACAGGAATCCATTCTGGTGTCATGGCGAGCCCCCGCTCAACCCAACGGAGTTGTCACACACTACAACGTCTACACGCAGGCACAGAACTCCGAACCCCACGCTAACaag GTTCCAGCGTCCCAAACAAGCTACTCCGCCACTGACCTGAAAGCCGGCCGTTATGACTTCTGGGTGACCGCCTCGACTATCATTGGAGAAGGACAACCCTCAGCCACCGCCTCCTGCAGCCCCAGCGATAAAG TACCAGCCAAGATCGCTTCTTTCGACGAATCATTCACCGCTACATACAAGGAAGACGTCAAACTGCCCTGTCTCGCCGTCGGTGTACCTCCCCCTAATATTCTGTGGaag GTTAAAGGTCAGCCACTAGATGCATCAGAGCGTGTCCGTCAGTTGCCCGAAGGCTCCCTCCAGATCGCGGGCGTGGCTCGTGAGGACGCCGGCGAATACTCCTGCCATGTTGACAACCAATTCGGAACAGACACAGTCACACACACATTATCCGTACTGG CCCCACCATTCCCCCCACAATTGAGCATCGCGTCATCATCGGTATCATCGCTCACTCTTCGTCTCAAACCCTCCATGGACGCGGATCAGTCTCCCGCCGCCGGATACACCATACATTACAAACAGGAATTCGGAGACTGGGAAACTGTTCAG ATTCCAAGCAATACTGACACCTACACTTTGGAGAATCTGTTCTGCGGATCCAGATATCAGCTCTACGTTACAGCCTACAACGG TATTGGCACTGGTGAAGCGTCTGACGTGGTGATCGCTCGCACCCGCGGTTCCAAGCCCCCCGTACCACGCGCCGCTGACTTCATCGAGGTGGGATCTTCGTCTGTTACCCTCCACTTGAAACAATGGCTGGATGGAGGCTGCCCTATGAGCCACTTCGTCGTCGAAAACAAGAAGAA ggGTGCTGCTGAATGGAATCAAATCTCCAACGCCGTTAAACCTGGTGGAAACTTTGTTGTACTTG ATCTCGAACCCGCCACTTGGTACGTGCTTAGGATCACCGCCCACAACAACGCTGGATTCAACGTCGCCGAATACGAGTTCGCCACCCTCACCATGACCGgag GCACCATAGCCCCACTGCCTGGTAACGCTGAGGATAAGGAGCTGCCTCCGTGGGTGAAGGCGTGGTTGGAACCGGAAGTATTAGTACCGATCCTGGCCACCATAGTTGTGTTTATAGTCGGGATGGTTGTTATCTGTCTAACCCTCGCCAGAAGGAACACCCCCCATCGCCTGCGAGGTCAGAAGGAGTACT ATGACGCCGTGTACAACACTTCCGGTGCTGCTATGGGCGGTGCTGGCGGTACTCTGGACAAACGAGGTGGACTCCGTGATGAATTGGGATACATCGCGCCTCCCAATCGCAAACTACCCCCTGTGCCCGGCTCCAACTACAACACGTGCGACCGCGTCAAACGTCAAGCTGTTatta TGGGCGCGCACTCCACGTGGGACCCTCGCAGACATCACTACGAGAGAATACGACGCATGAGAAGGACAAATTCTGGTGAAACTATCTCCACAG GCATGGAAGACGAGATCTGCCCCTACGCGACCTTCCACCTGTTAGGTTTCCGTGAAGAGATGGACCCAAGCAAGGCGATCGCTTTCCCCCACCACCATCCCTCCCACGCCGGCACCCTCGCACACCCACACCCTCACCCACATCACCCCGCGCACTCACGAGCTGGATCTCAGAGCatg CCCCGCGCTAACAGCCGTTACGCCCGCAAGAACTCTCAAGGAGGACAAAGTGCTATTTATTCCACCGCTCCCGAGTACGACGATCCTGCCACCTGCGCTGAAGAAGACCAATAT CGTGCCCGCTACTCTCGTCCAATGTACGCCTGCGGTCCTGAGTACGATGAACCCGCCTGCTGCGCCCCCGAGGACGAACAATATACTGGAGCCTACGGCACCCCATACTCTGACCACTACGGATCACGACCCAGCATTG GAACCCGTAAATGCGGCAGCTCCCCCGAGCCCCCACCACCACCACCCCGCAACAACACCGACAACAACTGCTCATCATCCTTCAACGAAAGCAAGGACTCCAACGAGATCTCCGAGGCGGAATGTGACCAACCACGTAACTACCCCG TAAGGGCCCACACTGTCAAGGATGGTATGCACAGCGACGAAATGAGGAAACTCATTGACAGGTCAGTACAAACAGACCGTAATACATGGACACAGATTATATCAAACCTTAATCTGATGAATACAGATTAccaacaaaaaagaaattaa
- the LOC116768681 gene encoding cell adhesion molecule Dscam2 isoform X7, with the protein MTTFTGFAVLVALLTIGAVRCEDETIGPIFMKEPPNRVDFSNTTGAVVECAARGSPAPDVIWVRADGTAVGDVPGLRQVLPNGNLVFPPFRAEDYRQEVHAQVYACLARNQVGTIHSRDVNVRAVVAQHYDTDVNKEYVIMGNSIILKCQVPSFVADFIEVLSWHTDEKEDFYPGENYDGKYLVLPSGELHIRDVGPEDGYKSYQCRTKHRLTGETRLSATKGRLVITEPVGRVSPKFTSTDKSRAFDAMEINNITILCPAQAFPAPAFRWYKFIDGSARKQPVVLNDRVKQVSGTLIIKEAKVEDSGKYLCVVNNSVGGESVETVLTVTAPLKATVEPATQTVDFGRPAVFTCRYEGNPVKTITWLKDGKDMKHHDPILRIESVKKEDKGMYQCFIRNDQESAGASAELKLGGRFEPPQIRHSFGEQTLRSGPSLRLKCVASGNPTPDIAWQLDGEKLNSGERLQIGQFVTADGNVESHLNISSVHTNDGGLYSCIASSKVGSASHSARVNVYGLPYVRPMKKRPVVAGDTLVVHCPVAGYPIDTIVWERDGRILPINRKQKVFPNGTLVIENVERMSDQATYTCVVKNSQAYSARGTLELQVMVMPQVTPFDFGEEILNAGDTVSLTCTVGKGDLPLKIHWQLNNKPLNTGNGLFINRNGKRISVLSIENVQHEHIGNYTCVAENEAGQSSHSAILNVNVPPRWILEPTDKAFAQGSDAKVECKADGFPKPQVTWKRAEGDTPGDYKDLKPNNPNVKVEDGTLAITNIQKTNEGYYLCEAVNGIGSGLSAVILISVQAPPQFEIKMRNQTARRSEPAVLQCQAKGEKPIGIIWNMNNKRLEPKSDPRYTIREEILPGGVVSDLSIRRTERSDSALFTCVATNAFGSDDTSINMIIQEVPEAPYGLKVLDKSGRTVQLSWAAPYDGNSPIKKFLIEYKRAKGNWEKDIDRVLVPGDATEAGVFSLRPATAYHIRIVAENELGTSEPSETVTIITAEEAPTGMPQDVKVDAVDKHTLRVTWKPPQPQDWNGELQGYYVGYKLASSNKSFVFETVDISKESGKEHHLDIFNLKTYTQYAMVVQAFNKMGSGPVSNEVRAYTAEGAPSAPPQDVLCTTLTAQTIRVSWVSPPLAAANGLIKAYKVIYGPSETWYDEKSKDTKITASSETILHGLKKFTNYSMEVLATTNGGDGVRSAPIHCQTEQDVPEAPRAVKAVVMGQESILVSWRAPAQPNGVVTHYNVYTQAQNSEPHANKVPASQTSYSATDLKAGRYDFWVTASTIIGEGQPSATASCSPSDKVPAKIASFDESFTATYKEDVKLPCLAVGVPPPNILWKVKGQPLDASERVRQLPEGSLQIAGVAREDAGEYSCHVDNQFGTDTVTHTLSVLAPPFPPQLSIASSSVSSLTLRLKPSMDADQSPAAGYTIHYKQEFGDWETVQIPSNTDTYTLENLFCGSRYQLYVTAYNGIGTGEASDVVIARTRGSKPPVPRAADFIEVGSSSVTLHLKQWLDGGCPMSHFVVENKKKGAAEWNQISNAVKPGGNFVVLDLEPATWYVLRITAHNNAGFNVAEYEFATLTMTGGTIAPLPGNAEDKELPPWVKAWLEPEVLVPILATIVVFIVGMVVICLTLARRNTPHRLRGQKEYYDAVYNTSGAAMGGAGGTLDKRGGLRDELGYIAPPNRKLPPVPGSNYNTCDRVKRQAVIMGAHSTWDPRRHHYERIRRMRRTNSGETISTGMEDEICPYATFHLLGFREEMDPSKAIAFPHHHPSHAGTLAHPHPHPHHPAHSRAGSQSMPRANSRYARKNSQGGQSAIYSTAPEYDDPATCAEEDQYRARYSRPMYACGPEYDEPACCAPEDEQYTGAYGTPYSDHYGSRPSIGTRKCGSSPEPPPPPPRNNTDNNCSSSFNESKDSNEISEAECDQPRNYPVRAHTVKDGMHSDEMRKLIDRSVQTDRNTWTQIISNLNLMNTDYQQKRN; encoded by the exons ATGGAAAATATTTGGTACTGCCATCTGGCGAATTACATATCCGGGATGTTGGACCTGAGGATGGCTACAAATCATACCAATGTAGAACTAAACACAGACTTACTGGAGAAACTCGATTGTCAGCAACTAAAGGACGTTTAGTTATCACTG AACCGGTGGGTCGTGTCTCACCTAAATTTACTTCTACTGATAAAAGTCGCGCCTTCGATGCCATGGAAATCAACAATATCACAATTTTGTGTCCGGCACAAGCTTTTCCTGCCCCAGCTTTCAG ATGGTATAAATTTATCGATGGTTCCGCAAGAAAGCAACCAGTGGTTCTTAATGACAGAGTGAAACAGGTATCGGGAAcactaataattaaagaagCTAAAGTTGAGGATTCCGGGAAATACCTGTGTGTTGTCAATAACTCTGTTGGTG GTGAATCGGTGGAAACTGTTCTGACTGTAACTGCTCCATTAAAAGCCACTGTTGAACCTGCGACACAAACTGTTGATTTCGGACGTCCCGCCGTTTTTACCTGCAGATACGAAGGCAATCCCGTAAAAACTATCACTTGGCTTAAAGATGGCAAGGACATGAAACATCACGACCCTATTCTcag GATTGAATCGGTTAAGAAGGAAGACAAAGGAATGTACCAGTGCTTTATTAGAAACGATCAGGAAAGTGCCGGCGCCAGCGCTGAATTGAAACTAGGAGGACGGt tcGAACCACCACAAATCCGTCACAGCTTCGGTGAACAGACCCTTAGATCCGGACCTTCCCTGCGCCTCAAGTGTGTTGCCTCTGGAAACCCCACTCCCGACATCGCTTGGCAACTCGATGGTGAGAAACTGAACAGTGGAGAGCGCCTTCAAATCGGACAATTCGTCACCGCCGACGGCAATGTTGAATCGCACCTCAATATCTCCTCCGTGCACACCAACGACGGTGGATTGTACTCCTGTATCGCATCCAGCAAG gtCGGCAGCGCTTCCCACTCAGCCCGCGTCAATGTATATGGTCTTCCCTATGTACGTCCCATGAAGAAACGCCCAGTAGTTGCTGGAGACACCCTCGTCGTACACTGCCCCGTAGCTGGATACCCCATCGACACTATTGTATGGGAGAGAGACGGACg catcCTGCCAATCAACCGTAAACAAAAGGTCTTCCCCAATGGCACACTTGTAATTGAAAACGTTGAACGTATGAGCGACCAGGCGACCTACACGTGCGTCGTCAAGAACTCGCAAGCGTATAGCGCTCGTGGCACACTCGAACTGCAAGTGATGG TTATGCCACAGGTAACACCTTTCGATTTTGGAGAAGAAATACTTAACGCAGGTGATACCGTCTCACTCACTTGCACTGTAGGAAAAGGTGATTTACCCTTGAAAATTCATTGGCAACTTAACAACAAGCCCTTAAACACTGGCAATGGTTTATTCATCAACCGCAATGGAAAAAGAATATCTGTTTTGAGTATCGAAAATGTCCAACACGAACATATCGGCAACTACACTTGCGTTGCAGAAAACGAAGCTGGTCAAAGTAGTCACAGTGCTATTCTCAATGTCAATG TTCCCCCACGTTGGATTTTGGAACCAACTGATAAAGCATTTGCCCAAGGCTCTGATGCTAAAGTAGAATGCAAAGCCGACGGTTTCCCTAAGCCCCAGGTTACATGGAAGAGGGCTGAAG GTGATACCCCCGGTGATTACAAAGACCTTAAACCTAATAACCCTAATGTTAAAGTTGAGGACGGAACTCTCGCTATAACTAATATTCAAAAGACCAACGAAGGATACTATCTGTGCGAAGCCGTTAATGGAATTGGATCTGGATTGTCTGCTGTTATTTTGATCAGCGTACAGG ccCCCCCTCAATTCGAAATCAAAATGAGAAACCAAACCGCCCGCCGAAGTGAGCCAGCCGTTCTGCAGTGTCAAGCTAAAGGTGAAAAG CCAATTGGAATCATTTGGAATATGAACAACAAACGTCTGGAACCCAAATCTGACCCTCGCTACACCATCCGCGAAGAAATCTTGCCCGGTGGAGTTGTATCCGACCTCAGCATTAGGAGAACTGAACGATCAGACAGTGCTCTCTTTACCTGCGTCGCTACAAATGCATTCGGATCTGACGACACCAGCATCAACATGATCATTCAGG AGGTACCCGAAGCGCCTTATGGCTTAAAGGTATTGGACAAATCTGGAAGAACCGTACAACTATCATGGGCTGCACCTTACGACGGAAACTCACCTATCAAGAAGTTCCTCATTGAATACAAACGTGCTAAGGGTAACTGGGAAAAAGATATTGACAG ggTACTCGTTCCTGGAGATGCAACCGAGGCCGGAGTATTCAGTCTGAGACCAGCCACCGCCTACCACATCAGAATTGTTGCTGAGAACGAACTTGGAACTTCTGAACCATCGGAGACCGTCACCATTATCACCGCTGAAGAAGCCCCCACTGGAATGCCCCAAGACGTAAAAGTTGATGCTGTCGACAAACATACGCTCAGAGTTACCTGGAAACCACCCCAGCCTCAGGACTGGAATGGCGAACTTCAAGG ATACTACGTTGGATACAAATTGGCTTCAAGCAATAAGTCGTTCGTATTCGAAACTGTAGACATCTCAAAGGAATCTGGCAAGGAACACCATCTCGACATCTTCAACCTGAA AACATACACCCAATATGCGATGGTAGTACAGGCTTTCAACAAGATGGGATCAGGTCCTGTATCAAACGAAGTCCGAGCGTACACCGCAGAAGGTGCCCCCTCAGCCCCTCCCCAGGATGTTCTCTGCACAACCCTGACCGCCCAAACCATTCGCGTCTCATGGGTGTCTCCCCCCCTGGCCGCCGCTAACGGACTCATCAAAGCTTATAAAGTTATCTACGGACCCAGCGAAACTTGGTATG acgaGAAGAGCAAGGACACTAAGATCACTGCTAGCAGCGAAACAATCCTCCACGGTCTGAAGAAGTTCACCAACTACTCCATGGAAGTACTGGCCACGACTAATGGAGGTGACGGCGTACGATCGGCACCCATCCACTGCCAGACTGAACAAGACG TACCGGAAGCTCCTCGAGCGGTAAAAGCAGTAGTTATGGGACAGGAATCCATTCTGGTGTCATGGCGAGCCCCCGCTCAACCCAACGGAGTTGTCACACACTACAACGTCTACACGCAGGCACAGAACTCCGAACCCCACGCTAACaag GTTCCAGCGTCCCAAACAAGCTACTCCGCCACTGACCTGAAAGCCGGCCGTTATGACTTCTGGGTGACCGCCTCGACTATCATTGGAGAAGGACAACCCTCAGCCACCGCCTCCTGCAGCCCCAGCGATAAAG TACCAGCCAAGATCGCTTCTTTCGACGAATCATTCACCGCTACATACAAGGAAGACGTCAAACTGCCCTGTCTCGCCGTCGGTGTACCTCCCCCTAATATTCTGTGGaag GTTAAAGGTCAGCCACTAGATGCATCAGAGCGTGTCCGTCAGTTGCCCGAAGGCTCCCTCCAGATCGCGGGCGTGGCTCGTGAGGACGCCGGCGAATACTCCTGCCATGTTGACAACCAATTCGGAACAGACACAGTCACACACACATTATCCGTACTGG CCCCACCATTCCCCCCACAATTGAGCATCGCGTCATCATCGGTATCATCGCTCACTCTTCGTCTCAAACCCTCCATGGACGCGGATCAGTCTCCCGCCGCCGGATACACCATACATTACAAACAGGAATTCGGAGACTGGGAAACTGTTCAG ATTCCAAGCAATACTGACACCTACACTTTGGAGAATCTGTTCTGCGGATCCAGATATCAGCTCTACGTTACAGCCTACAACGG TATTGGCACTGGTGAAGCGTCTGACGTGGTGATCGCTCGCACCCGCGGTTCCAAGCCCCCCGTACCACGCGCCGCTGACTTCATCGAGGTGGGATCTTCGTCTGTTACCCTCCACTTGAAACAATGGCTGGATGGAGGCTGCCCTATGAGCCACTTCGTCGTCGAAAACAAGAAGAA ggGTGCTGCTGAATGGAATCAAATCTCCAACGCCGTTAAACCTGGTGGAAACTTTGTTGTACTTG ATCTCGAACCCGCCACTTGGTACGTGCTTAGGATCACCGCCCACAACAACGCTGGATTCAACGTCGCCGAATACGAGTTCGCCACCCTCACCATGACCGgag GCACCATAGCCCCACTGCCTGGTAACGCTGAGGATAAGGAGCTGCCTCCGTGGGTGAAGGCGTGGTTGGAACCGGAAGTATTAGTACCGATCCTGGCCACCATAGTTGTGTTTATAGTCGGGATGGTTGTTATCTGTCTAACCCTCGCCAGAAGGAACACCCCCCATCGCCTGCGAGGTCAGAAGGAGTACT ATGACGCCGTGTACAACACTTCCGGTGCTGCTATGGGCGGTGCTGGCGGTACTCTGGACAAACGAGGTGGACTCCGTGATGAATTGGGATACATCGCGCCTCCCAATCGCAAACTACCCCCTGTGCCCGGCTCCAACTACAACACGTGCGACCGCGTCAAACGTCAAGCTGTTatta TGGGCGCGCACTCCACGTGGGACCCTCGCAGACATCACTACGAGAGAATACGACGCATGAGAAGGACAAATTCTGGTGAAACTATCTCCACAG GCATGGAAGACGAGATCTGCCCCTACGCGACCTTCCACCTGTTAGGTTTCCGTGAAGAGATGGACCCAAGCAAGGCGATCGCTTTCCCCCACCACCATCCCTCCCACGCCGGCACCCTCGCACACCCACACCCTCACCCACATCACCCCGCGCACTCACGAGCTGGATCTCAGAGCatg CCCCGCGCTAACAGCCGTTACGCCCGCAAGAACTCTCAAGGAGGACAAAGTGCTATTTATTCCACCGCTCCCGAGTACGACGATCCTGCCACCTGCGCTGAAGAAGACCAATAT CGTGCCCGCTACTCTCGTCCAATGTACGCCTGCGGTCCTGAGTACGATGAACCCGCCTGCTGCGCCCCCGAGGACGAACAATATACTGGAGCCTACGGCACCCCATACTCTGACCACTACGGATCACGACCCAGCATTG GAACCCGTAAATGCGGCAGCTCCCCCGAGCCCCCACCACCACCACCCCGCAACAACACCGACAACAACTGCTCATCATCCTTCAACGAAAGCAAGGACTCCAACGAGATCTCCGAGGCGGAATGTGACCAACCACGTAACTACCCCG TAAGGGCCCACACTGTCAAGGATGGTATGCACAGCGACGAAATGAGGAAACTCATTGACAGGTCAGTACAAACAGACCGTAATACATGGACACAGATTATATCAAACCTTAATCTGATGAATACAGATTAccaacaaaaaagaaattaa